One window of Sulfurospirillum sp. 1612 genomic DNA carries:
- the dsbD gene encoding protein-disulfide reductase DsbD, whose translation MKLFLKLFLVLVISVVSLSALEQRKILSPDEAFVVNAKMEQKSVNVDIKLGQDIYIYSNKLKFEILKPLQVSLDKEITKPKPMKHEEFLVYEKEVKIAIPLSVIKTHVKSGKFTLRVNYQGCSAQGVCYQPLSKDFDFDLGAASAAKTTPVAQQDVAKPEAAASQNISEENQIADSFTNKSIGLVLLTFFGFGLLLSLTPCVFPMIPILSSVIVSQSSSSMNTKKAFFLSLVYVLAMSLAYTIAGVLAGLFGANIQAALQNPWVISIFSLIFVLLSFSMFGFYELQMPSFIQSRLSKNSENSNKGGIVGVAIMGFLSALIVGPCVAAPLAGALVYIGQSGDALLGGLALFFMSLGMGVPLLIVGAGAGKFMPRPGMWMDAVKSIFGVLMLGVAIWMLARIVSPMTTMLLWMTLFLISSIYMGALEPLKENASGWRKFFKGLGVILFVYSIMLFVGAMKGSTNPLQPLQESGVVLQQAQGVQSTEPVFKKVKTMSELNAVIKTSKKPVFIDFYADWCVSCKEFKEYTFSDSNVQKRMAKFTLVQVDVTKNSADDKQILKRFNIFGPPAIVFFNNNQELKSYKVVGFKKAKEFADHLDKVLGE comes from the coding sequence ATGAAGCTATTTTTAAAATTGTTTTTGGTTCTTGTGATTTCCGTAGTCTCATTGTCTGCCTTAGAGCAGAGGAAGATTTTATCTCCGGATGAAGCTTTTGTCGTCAATGCGAAAATGGAGCAAAAGAGTGTTAATGTGGATATTAAACTAGGGCAAGATATTTATATCTACTCTAATAAATTAAAGTTTGAGATTCTAAAGCCACTTCAGGTCTCTTTGGATAAAGAGATTACAAAACCAAAACCAATGAAACATGAAGAGTTTTTGGTTTATGAAAAAGAGGTGAAGATAGCCATTCCTCTTTCTGTCATTAAAACCCATGTAAAGTCTGGAAAATTTACCCTTCGTGTCAATTACCAAGGATGCTCTGCACAAGGTGTTTGTTATCAACCACTAAGCAAAGACTTTGACTTTGATTTGGGTGCTGCAAGTGCTGCAAAAACTACCCCTGTTGCACAGCAAGATGTTGCAAAACCAGAGGCGGCCGCAAGTCAAAATATCTCTGAAGAGAATCAAATTGCAGATAGCTTTACCAATAAAAGTATTGGATTGGTCTTATTGACATTCTTTGGCTTTGGTTTGTTGCTTTCTTTAACTCCATGTGTTTTTCCAATGATACCTATCTTGTCATCGGTGATTGTGTCTCAATCTTCTTCTAGTATGAATACTAAAAAAGCTTTTTTTCTCTCTTTAGTCTATGTGCTTGCGATGTCTTTGGCTTATACCATTGCTGGTGTTTTGGCTGGGTTGTTTGGTGCTAATATTCAAGCCGCACTTCAAAATCCATGGGTGATTTCGATTTTTAGTCTTATCTTTGTACTACTGTCTTTCTCGATGTTTGGGTTTTATGAATTACAAATGCCAAGTTTTATCCAATCAAGATTATCAAAAAATAGTGAAAACTCTAACAAAGGTGGTATTGTAGGTGTGGCTATTATGGGATTTTTATCCGCTTTAATAGTTGGCCCTTGTGTTGCGGCTCCTTTGGCAGGCGCTCTTGTTTATATTGGACAAAGTGGTGATGCATTGCTTGGTGGATTGGCACTCTTTTTTATGAGTCTTGGTATGGGGGTTCCTCTCTTGATCGTCGGAGCCGGTGCTGGTAAATTTATGCCACGTCCTGGTATGTGGATGGATGCTGTCAAATCGATTTTTGGTGTTTTGATGTTAGGTGTTGCCATCTGGATGCTTGCTCGTATCGTTTCTCCTATGACAACGATGCTCTTGTGGATGACACTCTTTTTAATATCCTCAATTTATATGGGTGCATTAGAACCTCTAAAAGAGAATGCCAGCGGATGGAGAAAGTTTTTCAAAGGCTTGGGCGTCATTTTATTTGTTTATTCGATTATGTTGTTTGTCGGTGCTATGAAAGGTTCTACCAATCCTTTACAGCCACTACAAGAATCAGGAGTCGTTTTACAACAAGCTCAAGGGGTACAAAGTACGGAACCGGTATTTAAAAAAGTAAAAACCATGAGTGAACTCAATGCGGTCATTAAAACATCTAAAAAGCCAGTTTTTATAGATTTTTATGCGGATTGGTGTGTGAGTTGTAAAGAATTCAAAGAGTATACTTTTAGTGATAGCAATGTGCAAAAAAGAATGGCAAAATTTACCTTAGTTCAAGTGGATGTTACTAAAAATAGTGCAGATGACAAACAGATTCTAAAGCGTTTTAATATATTTGGTCCTCCTGCGATTGTGTTTTTTAACAATAACCAAGAATTGAAATCTTATAAAGTAGTAGGCTTCAAAAAAGCGAAAGAATTCGCAGATCATTTAGATAAAGTGCTTGGTGAGTGA
- the flgH gene encoding flagellar basal body L-ring protein FlgH, which yields MRKILFVSGTALLLIGCSTHPVDPKITMKPPVYVDQTPSRVNDAPQSNPGSLFGQGDNPLFSDLKAMHVNDIVTVTISENIAQSSSAAKSLSKSSKDSLGGGLVTNNGSNSTLKKVTDTINGVANIGFSTDSSNSFSGSGSNTRDETFTTTISARIIKILNNGNYFIEGSRELLLNGEKQIIQISGVIRPYDIDQANTIDSKYIADAKILYKTQGDMDRSTTKPWGTKFLESIWPF from the coding sequence ATGAGAAAAATCTTGTTCGTCTCAGGTACTGCATTACTGTTGATTGGATGTTCAACCCATCCTGTGGATCCAAAGATTACGATGAAGCCACCTGTTTATGTGGACCAAACGCCATCACGTGTCAATGATGCTCCCCAATCAAATCCCGGAAGCCTTTTTGGTCAAGGGGACAACCCTCTCTTCTCAGATTTAAAAGCCATGCATGTGAATGATATTGTGACGGTGACGATTAGTGAAAATATAGCACAAAGTTCAAGTGCTGCAAAATCTCTATCAAAAAGTAGCAAAGACTCACTCGGTGGTGGTTTGGTCACTAACAATGGTTCCAATAGTACCTTGAAAAAAGTGACCGATACTATTAATGGTGTTGCAAATATTGGATTTAGTACTGATTCTTCCAACTCATTTTCAGGATCAGGAAGTAATACTCGGGATGAAACTTTTACCACTACCATATCTGCTAGAATTATTAAAATCTTAAACAATGGTAACTATTTTATTGAAGGAAGTCGTGAATTGTTACTCAATGGCGAGAAACAGATTATTCAAATTAGCGGCGTCATCCGTCCTTATGATATTGACCAAGCCAATACGATTGATTCTAAATATATTGCTGATGCTAAGATACTTTATAAAACACAAGGGGATATGGACCGTAGTACTACAAAACCTTGGGGTACAAAATTCTTAGAATCTATTTGGCCTTTTTAA
- a CDS encoding type II secretion system F family protein, which translates to MKYYEVTSLFKGKKETKTIKAPNKKDAITIAKTKIPGILLNIKITSAPLEDQFSEFKEKFFKSVIKKKINSKALIAAIRQLAVMTDAGISIHDSIKEVKDASVDKALKIIFSELNDDLNSGLSLTQAMMPYRKELGDVTLAMVELGESTGNMSESLEKLAEILEEIEENRAKFKKAMRYPITVMIAIAIAFTILMVYVVPKFKDIFSKFKTELPLPTKILLFLENVIHNYGFYVLGFIIIVIVFVKYMLVNNEKFKYNFDKYILRVYLIGSISFYATMSRFTLVFTELIRSGIPIADALETSLLTLDNMHLKHKLSSVNVSVQRGVSLTQSFSDTQLFEGMLIQMIHAGERSGTLDKMLDKVTNYFKSRFNDLIDNISSYIEPILLGFIAAMVLLMALGIFMPMWDLAKAVKN; encoded by the coding sequence ATGAAGTATTATGAAGTAACCTCCCTATTTAAAGGGAAAAAAGAGACGAAAACCATAAAAGCACCAAACAAAAAAGATGCTATTACCATAGCCAAGACAAAAATCCCGGGTATTTTACTCAATATCAAAATAACATCAGCCCCATTAGAAGATCAATTTTCAGAATTTAAAGAAAAGTTTTTTAAATCTGTTATCAAAAAGAAGATTAATTCAAAAGCACTCATTGCGGCCATTCGTCAACTTGCCGTTATGACTGATGCTGGTATCTCTATTCATGATAGTATTAAAGAGGTCAAAGATGCCAGTGTTGATAAAGCGCTTAAGATTATATTTTCTGAACTCAATGACGATTTGAACTCGGGTCTTAGTCTCACCCAAGCAATGATGCCTTACCGAAAAGAACTCGGAGATGTCACGTTGGCTATGGTTGAACTCGGTGAAAGTACGGGTAATATGTCTGAATCTTTGGAAAAATTGGCCGAAATACTTGAAGAAATCGAAGAGAACCGTGCCAAATTTAAAAAAGCCATGCGATACCCAATCACCGTCATGATAGCCATCGCCATCGCGTTTACTATCTTGATGGTATATGTTGTTCCAAAGTTCAAAGATATCTTCTCAAAATTCAAAACAGAACTACCCCTTCCAACAAAAATTTTACTATTTTTGGAAAATGTCATCCATAACTATGGATTTTATGTGCTAGGATTTATCATCATTGTGATTGTCTTCGTCAAATACATGCTCGTCAACAATGAAAAATTCAAATATAATTTTGATAAATACATTTTGAGAGTCTATTTGATTGGAAGCATCTCATTCTATGCTACGATGTCAAGATTTACCCTTGTTTTTACAGAACTAATTCGCTCAGGTATTCCTATCGCCGATGCACTTGAGACCTCTCTTTTGACATTGGACAATATGCACCTCAAACATAAACTAAGTTCTGTTAATGTCTCGGTACAACGCGGGGTATCTCTCACTCAAAGTTTTAGCGATACACAACTTTTTGAGGGCATGTTGATTCAAATGATTCATGCCGGTGAGCGTAGTGGTACCTTGGATAAAATGCTAGATAAAGTGACAAACTACTTTAAATCGAGATTTAATGACCTCATTGATAATATCTCAAGCTATATTGAGCCCATTTTACTCGGATTTATTGCCGCTATGGTTTTATTGATGGCATTGGGTATCTTTATGCCAATGTGGGATTTAGCCAAAGCCGTTAAAAACTAA
- a CDS encoding GspE/PulE family protein: MEDVLNNFSAYLIKNRVIDNQTASLIKEEAEGKKKNIFQILLDRNIFDKQDLITLIIEFYKKGNVDLEDINKYFAIQIEEFLKALAGNLNAEYIDLDSIDINHRMVNKLPFGQLRKFKALPIKEDEINIYVAFKDPIDINAQEGIQRLFPRKLVKTVISEPSLIEKYLNKIELGDSIKDLIADIRKEISSSATDNPQELSGIMKLIEVILKTSILSRASDIHVEPTINNCVVRSRIDGILTETFIFDKDIYPPLASRLKLLSNMDIAEKRKPQDGRFSATILSREFDFRISTLPILNGESIVMRILDKSKVMIRLEDLGMQNKNFVKFNDAMRAPYGIIFVTGPTGSGKTTTLYAALNAIKSVETKIITVEDPVEYQLNLIQQVQVNEKAHLTFAGALRSILRQDPDIIMIGEVRDQETLRIAVQAALTGHLVFSTLHTNDAISAVTRVMDMGIEPYLLSGSLVAIEAQRLVRKLCPHCKTKVTLPKTAYDEIKEFLPNDYQFYKNNGCEKCAQTGYMGREMLSEILVVSETISSMIAQGKSKEQITEQAFKEGFVNMYRDGILRAANGVTTLDEVIRVAKG, from the coding sequence ATGGAAGATGTACTTAATAATTTTTCTGCTTATCTTATAAAAAATCGCGTTATTGACAATCAAACGGCTAGTTTGATAAAAGAAGAAGCAGAAGGTAAGAAAAAAAATATATTTCAAATTTTATTAGATAGAAATATCTTTGATAAGCAAGATCTCATCACGCTGATCATTGAATTTTATAAAAAAGGCAATGTTGACTTAGAAGATATCAATAAATACTTTGCTATTCAAATTGAAGAGTTTCTAAAGGCACTTGCAGGTAATTTGAATGCAGAATATATTGATCTCGATTCAATAGATATAAACCATCGCATGGTGAACAAGTTGCCTTTTGGTCAATTAAGAAAGTTTAAAGCCCTGCCAATAAAAGAAGATGAAATCAATATCTATGTTGCATTTAAAGATCCGATTGATATCAATGCACAAGAGGGAATTCAACGTTTATTTCCAAGGAAATTAGTCAAAACGGTCATCAGTGAACCCTCCTTGATTGAGAAATATCTAAATAAAATCGAACTCGGCGATAGTATCAAAGATTTGATCGCTGACATTAGAAAAGAAATCTCTTCAAGTGCTACCGATAATCCGCAAGAATTATCCGGTATCATGAAGCTGATTGAAGTGATTTTAAAAACCTCTATTCTCTCACGCGCCAGTGATATTCACGTAGAGCCTACTATCAATAACTGTGTTGTCAGAAGTAGGATTGATGGCATTTTAACAGAAACATTTATATTTGATAAAGATATTTATCCACCCTTAGCATCACGGTTGAAGCTACTCTCCAATATGGATATTGCAGAGAAGAGAAAACCACAAGATGGCAGATTTTCTGCCACCATTCTCAGTAGAGAATTTGATTTTAGGATTTCAACCCTTCCTATTTTAAATGGTGAATCTATTGTTATGCGTATTTTGGATAAATCAAAGGTCATGATTCGACTCGAAGATTTGGGAATGCAAAATAAAAATTTTGTAAAATTTAATGATGCTATGCGAGCTCCTTATGGTATCATCTTTGTTACAGGACCGACAGGAAGTGGTAAAACGACGACCTTATATGCGGCACTAAATGCCATAAAAAGTGTCGAAACGAAAATCATCACGGTAGAAGATCCTGTTGAATACCAATTAAATCTCATACAACAAGTCCAAGTCAATGAAAAAGCACATTTGACATTTGCAGGCGCATTGAGATCGATTCTAAGACAAGATCCTGATATTATCATGATTGGTGAGGTTAGGGATCAAGAAACACTCCGTATTGCCGTACAAGCTGCACTCACGGGGCATCTAGTCTTCTCAACACTGCACACCAATGATGCAATCAGCGCGGTAACAAGGGTTATGGATATGGGAATTGAACCGTATCTACTCAGTGGTTCACTCGTCGCCATCGAAGCACAACGACTCGTAAGAAAACTCTGTCCACATTGTAAAACAAAAGTGACGTTACCGAAAACAGCCTATGATGAAATAAAAGAATTTTTACCTAATGATTATCAGTTTTATAAAAACAACGGATGTGAAAAATGTGCACAAACAGGCTATATGGGACGGGAAATGCTCTCTGAAATACTAGTAGTAAGTGAGACCATATCGAGTATGATTGCACAAGGGAAAAGTAAAGAACAAATCACGGAGCAAGCGTTCAAAGAAGGTTTTGTCAATATGTATAGAGATGGCATACTAAGAGCAGCCAATGGTGTGACGACTCTAGATGAAGTTATAAGGGTGGCAAAAGGATGA
- a CDS encoding AAA family ATPase yields the protein MSKSEYYHLKNIFLDGGLFDYINLDKSSTAYEKLVQAIDKPLKLILFYGKPGTGKTFLLQKIYNDFKNKKRIIFFPRPYFNEIEFIKALYSKIFDEESPEFNGYDQFLKKIVAKLDPKEEAITVLIDESQLYPDELIEKIRLMADSRRFKFFFTVHKTDEEDVLAKDYFQTRIWESIEIKNLSHKEIQTYIEKKLIFHSKFEYLRLFNTRHFKLITKLTDGNLRTINKLLFKLFEILEYYDTYSPSKVNSETLKTKYILMAGIAQGMIHV from the coding sequence ATGAGTAAAAGTGAATATTATCATCTAAAAAATATATTTCTTGATGGTGGATTGTTTGATTATATCAATCTAGATAAATCATCAACGGCTTATGAAAAATTGGTGCAAGCCATCGATAAGCCGTTGAAATTGATTTTGTTTTATGGGAAACCCGGCACGGGTAAAACCTTTTTATTACAAAAGATTTATAACGATTTTAAAAACAAGAAAAGAATCATCTTTTTTCCTCGTCCCTATTTCAATGAAATAGAATTTATCAAAGCATTGTACAGTAAAATATTTGATGAGGAATCTCCTGAATTTAATGGATACGATCAATTTCTCAAAAAAATCGTAGCAAAACTCGACCCAAAAGAAGAAGCAATTACTGTCTTGATCGATGAATCACAGCTCTATCCAGATGAACTGATTGAAAAAATTAGGCTGATGGCAGACTCAAGAAGATTTAAATTCTTTTTTACCGTCCACAAAACGGATGAGGAAGATGTTTTGGCAAAAGATTATTTTCAAACTAGGATTTGGGAAAGTATAGAAATCAAAAATCTATCTCATAAAGAAATTCAAACGTATATAGAAAAAAAGCTGATTTTTCATAGTAAATTTGAATATTTACGTTTGTTCAACACGCGACATTTTAAACTGATCACAAAACTCACAGATGGAAACCTTAGAACTATTAATAAATTATTATTTAAATTATTTGAAATTTTAGAATATTATGACACATACAGTCCCTCTAAGGTCAATTCAGAAACACTCAAAACAAAATACATACTGATGGCAGGAATTGCACAAGGAATGATTCATGTATAG
- the mshL gene encoding pilus (MSHA type) biogenesis protein MshL codes for MGLKSYFHQNNRKLSILFVLVLFSLTPLYAFKSAKSCEYRTFNIKTSNRVSNIDLLSQIADTCNFTIVVQDDIAKKSLKNKLSSININNLTLDELFDVLISDNDLYYKFKKNILKIYGLKTKTFKIDYITSIRNGTSVLNASVDATPTEEGSTRSVTGDNSIKSTETFDFWAKISSELVSVLNTGADEYKAEKPIINENAGVITITATKKQLDRVAQYIDIIRERLHKQVLINVKIISVDLENKSSTGIDWSKFDLTLGTDSNPNTATYNINGTGTNPLKSLTYANSYTVVGSGVFSMAGLMDFLATNGDTKVVSSPKVLTLNNQQALITVGDNINYRVPEDTTNNATATTTTTTTYTNYSIFIGVLLNITPEISDNNEIILRINPSVSNFKYTEDDGKQVLPREIAPDTSEKKLSTVVRVKDGSTLILGGLITNSKGVDHSSVPLLSDIPLLGSAFKYDGNSLTSQELIFVITPKIVGVKGSTKTSLRELGFSKRLYE; via the coding sequence ATGGGCCTAAAATCATATTTTCATCAAAATAATAGAAAATTATCGATACTCTTTGTATTAGTATTGTTTTCACTCACTCCTCTTTATGCTTTTAAAAGCGCAAAATCGTGTGAATACAGAACTTTTAATATTAAAACAAGTAATAGAGTATCTAACATAGACTTATTGTCTCAGATTGCCGATACTTGTAACTTCACGATTGTAGTACAAGATGATATTGCAAAAAAATCTCTTAAAAACAAACTTAGCAGTATCAATATCAACAATTTGACCTTAGATGAGTTGTTTGATGTACTCATTAGCGATAATGACCTCTACTATAAATTCAAGAAAAATATTCTAAAAATTTATGGCTTGAAAACAAAAACTTTCAAAATCGATTATATTACATCAATTAGAAATGGAACGTCTGTATTAAATGCTTCCGTTGATGCAACGCCAACAGAAGAAGGCTCCACACGGTCAGTAACTGGAGATAACTCTATCAAATCAACTGAAACTTTTGATTTTTGGGCTAAAATCTCTAGCGAACTTGTCTCAGTTCTCAATACCGGCGCGGATGAATACAAAGCTGAGAAACCTATTATCAATGAAAATGCTGGCGTCATTACTATTACGGCTACTAAAAAACAGTTAGATCGCGTCGCACAATATATTGATATCATAAGAGAGAGGCTCCACAAACAAGTTTTGATTAATGTAAAAATCATCTCAGTGGATCTTGAAAATAAATCTTCAACAGGTATTGATTGGAGTAAATTTGATTTGACATTAGGTACCGATAGCAATCCTAATACGGCTACGTACAACATCAATGGTACCGGAACGAATCCTCTCAAATCACTCACCTATGCAAATTCATATACGGTTGTAGGTTCAGGAGTATTTTCAATGGCCGGTCTTATGGACTTTTTGGCTACAAATGGTGACACCAAAGTCGTATCAAGTCCAAAAGTATTAACGCTCAATAATCAACAAGCATTAATCACAGTCGGTGACAATATTAACTACAGAGTACCAGAAGATACGACCAATAATGCCACAGCCACCACGACCACGACCACAACTTACACCAACTACTCAATCTTTATTGGAGTACTACTGAATATTACACCAGAAATTTCAGATAATAATGAGATTATTTTGAGAATTAATCCTTCAGTCAGTAACTTTAAATATACAGAAGATGATGGGAAACAAGTATTACCAAGAGAAATAGCTCCGGATACATCTGAGAAAAAGCTCTCTACTGTTGTCAGAGTAAAAGATGGTAGCACTCTGATTTTAGGAGGACTCATCACCAATTCAAAAGGTGTTGATCACTCTAGTGTTCCACTTTTGAGTGATATTCCACTCTTAGGTAGTGCGTTTAAATATGATGGCAACTCTTTGACATCTCAAGAATTAATTTTTGTCATCACACCAAAAATTGTCGGTGTTAAAGGATCTACAAAAACATCACTAAGAGAGTTAGGATTTTCCAAGAGATTGTATGAGTAA